A single Acidaminococcus sp. DNA region contains:
- a CDS encoding 2-oxoacid:acceptor oxidoreductase family protein — translation MADRHYEMRFGGSGGQGMMLMGDVLAQAAGIKEGKEIILLKSYGPEARGGACRSELISDPKPINYPAIVRPDFVLAMSQQACDKYTDDMDAENGILLVDSGLVERVPESIKHVYRIPLTRIAKDETGRVITANVVALGAISVLSEIAGPDSVEAAVLNRFPKKVHPINIKAFEAGVAAAKALL, via the coding sequence ATGGCCGACAGACATTATGAAATGCGTTTTGGCGGCAGCGGCGGACAGGGCATGATGCTGATGGGCGATGTACTGGCGCAGGCTGCAGGCATTAAAGAAGGAAAAGAGATTATCCTTTTGAAATCATACGGCCCCGAAGCTCGCGGCGGCGCCTGCCGGAGCGAATTGATTTCCGACCCGAAGCCCATTAACTATCCTGCTATCGTCAGACCGGATTTTGTGCTTGCCATGTCCCAGCAGGCTTGCGACAAATATACCGACGATATGGATGCTGAAAATGGAATCCTTTTGGTAGATTCCGGACTTGTTGAGCGGGTGCCTGAATCCATAAAGCACGTATATAGAATTCCTCTGACCAGGATTGCCAAGGATGAGACCGGCAGGGTGATTACGGCGAACGTCGTGGCACTTGGCGCAATCAGTGTCCTTTCCGAGATTGCCGGTCCGGACTCTGTGGAAGCAGCCGTCCTGAATCGTTTCCCGAAAAAAGTACACCCAATCAATATTAAGGCCTTTGAAGCGGGGGTTGCTGCTGCAAAAGCTTTGCTGTAG
- a CDS encoding succinate CoA transferase: MERVVSVLQNKIMTADEAAKIIQSGMTVGMSGFTLVGYPKAIPQALAKSGHAKDLTICIGASVGDDLDGVLVRAGLVRRRYSYQSNKDMRSAINQGTVGYSDMHISHFPLLVNQGVGPKIDVAVVECTAITKDGLIPTASVGSMDALVRAADKVIVEVNQTLPEGFIGMHDIFEVGVPPHAKPIPIVKTDSRVGVPYIACPSEKIKAIVLTDVQDQPAKFKAVTPVSRRIGENVVSFLKHEIEAGRLPENLGPIQSGVGSVGNAILSCLTTSGFRGLTMYTEVMQDAALPLIEQGVFDCVSASAVSLKAETREHFYRHIDDFKDKIILRPQEISNSPEVIRRLGVIAINTPIEVDIYGNVNSTHIMGSQIMNGIGGSGDFTRNARVSIFATESIAKGGLISCIVPMVSHVDHTEHDVQVIVTEQGIADLRWKTPQERAELIIENCAHPDYKPMLRAYFEHAKKVSKGQHTPHDLTQALSWHQRFLDTGTMKL; this comes from the coding sequence ATGGAACGCGTTGTATCTGTACTGCAAAATAAAATTATGACAGCCGACGAGGCTGCGAAAATCATACAGTCCGGAATGACAGTGGGTATGAGCGGATTCACCCTTGTCGGATATCCCAAGGCGATTCCCCAGGCATTAGCCAAAAGTGGACATGCAAAAGATTTGACCATTTGTATCGGCGCATCGGTCGGCGATGATCTGGACGGCGTCCTGGTAAGGGCAGGTTTAGTCAGGAGACGTTATTCCTACCAGTCCAACAAGGATATGAGGAGTGCAATCAATCAGGGAACCGTGGGGTATAGTGATATGCATATATCCCACTTCCCTCTCCTGGTGAACCAGGGAGTCGGACCCAAAATCGATGTCGCCGTCGTCGAATGTACCGCGATTACGAAAGACGGCCTGATTCCTACGGCCTCCGTAGGTTCCATGGATGCGCTGGTACGCGCAGCCGATAAAGTCATTGTGGAAGTGAACCAAACGCTGCCGGAAGGATTTATCGGCATGCATGATATTTTTGAGGTGGGGGTTCCGCCTCATGCAAAGCCTATCCCCATTGTTAAAACAGACAGCCGTGTCGGTGTCCCGTACATTGCCTGCCCGTCTGAAAAAATAAAAGCCATCGTATTAACGGACGTACAGGACCAGCCGGCAAAGTTCAAGGCAGTGACACCTGTTTCCAGGCGAATCGGGGAAAATGTAGTAAGTTTCCTGAAACATGAAATTGAGGCCGGCCGCCTGCCGGAGAACTTAGGCCCCATCCAGTCCGGTGTCGGGTCGGTGGGAAATGCCATCCTGAGCTGCCTGACGACCAGCGGTTTCCGCGGCCTTACCATGTATACGGAAGTGATGCAGGATGCGGCGCTGCCGCTTATCGAACAGGGCGTTTTCGACTGCGTGTCTGCCAGTGCTGTTTCCCTCAAGGCAGAAACCCGGGAACATTTTTACCGCCATATCGATGATTTTAAGGACAAGATTATCCTGCGTCCTCAGGAAATCTCCAATTCTCCCGAAGTCATCCGCCGCCTTGGCGTGATTGCCATCAATACGCCCATTGAAGTGGATATCTACGGCAACGTCAATTCGACTCACATCATGGGCTCACAGATTATGAACGGGATAGGCGGCAGTGGAGATTTCACCAGAAATGCCCGCGTGAGTATCTTTGCTACCGAATCCATCGCGAAGGGCGGCCTGATTTCCTGTATCGTGCCCATGGTTTCTCACGTGGATCATACCGAGCATGATGTTCAGGTGATTGTCACCGAACAGGGCATCGCCGATCTGAGATGGAAAACACCGCAGGAACGGGCTGAATTGATTATTGAAAATTGTGCTCATCCTGACTATAAGCCGATGCTGAGAGCGTATTTTGAACACGCGAAAAAGGTGTCCAAAGGACAGCATACACCTCATGATTTGACACAGGCATTATCCTGGCATCAGCGTTTCCTGGATACGGGCACGATGAAATTATGA